A genome region from Glutamicibacter arilaitensis Re117 includes the following:
- a CDS encoding acyl-CoA thioesterase has translation MTEDLGTTQILLDLLNLDGEDQARTDEDIFIGHTPAQTRPRVFGGQVLAQSIMAATRTVEPSRAIHSLHGYFLRPGDPSQNITFGVQRLRDGRSFSARRVHAYQNGEPILSMITSFQEPAAGLEHHDPMPIDVPAPESLPTTADLVGHFDHPVAKEWAFERPFDVRHISEPIYLPSDSPNAADSAVWLRTTSSMPDDPALHRAALAYASDYLLLEPVLRAHGVPWIHRGLSIASLDHAMWWHRDFRVDEWLLYVLHSPSASSARGLGTGKFYNQAGELVATVAQEGMIRLPEFSEVS, from the coding sequence GTGACCGAAGACTTAGGCACAACGCAGATCCTGCTGGACCTGTTGAATCTGGATGGAGAAGACCAGGCCCGCACGGATGAGGATATCTTCATCGGTCATACCCCTGCCCAAACTCGGCCTCGCGTTTTCGGCGGGCAAGTTCTGGCCCAGTCGATCATGGCCGCTACACGTACGGTTGAGCCGTCGCGCGCGATTCATTCCTTGCACGGATATTTCCTGCGCCCGGGAGACCCTTCGCAGAACATTACCTTCGGCGTTCAACGATTACGCGATGGCCGCTCATTCTCGGCCCGCCGGGTCCATGCCTACCAAAACGGCGAGCCAATCTTGTCAATGATCACCTCATTCCAGGAACCGGCAGCTGGCCTTGAACATCACGATCCTATGCCGATCGATGTCCCTGCACCGGAATCTCTTCCAACTACTGCCGATCTGGTGGGGCATTTCGACCATCCAGTAGCCAAGGAATGGGCTTTTGAACGCCCCTTCGATGTTCGGCACATCTCTGAGCCGATTTATCTTCCAAGCGATTCGCCCAATGCCGCCGATAGCGCAGTCTGGCTGCGCACGACTTCCTCAATGCCAGACGACCCTGCATTGCATCGTGCAGCCCTGGCCTATGCCAGCGATTACTTGCTGCTGGAGCCTGTCCTGCGAGCTCACGGTGTGCCATGGATCCATCGAGGGCTGAGCATTGCCAGCCTTGATCACGCGATGTGGTGGCATCGAGATTTCCGAGTCGACGAATGGCTACTTTATGTGCTGCATTCTCCCTCGGCTTCTTCAGCACGCGGTTTGGGTACTGGCAAGTTCTACAACCAGGCAGGAGAGCTCGTCGCTACGGTTGCCCAAGAAGGCATGATCCGACTTCCTGAGTTCAGCGAAGTATCCTAA
- a CDS encoding flavin reductase family protein, with amino-acid sequence MSELSVDFRTAFRHHPAGVALITAAVDGEFYGLTISSLASLSIGPVAVSFSLAKESGAAGAVLAAQSFVIHMLGEDQQILANNFARPGAPRFSSDQNFRVLPTGEPYFIDSPVAFRASIHSSISVGGSRLIAAEVHEVLHGQEHKQHLLYQDREYLNLSGLRAESSMR; translated from the coding sequence GTGAGCGAATTATCAGTTGACTTCCGTACAGCCTTCCGCCATCATCCAGCTGGCGTAGCGTTGATCACCGCCGCAGTCGATGGGGAATTCTACGGTTTAACGATTTCCTCACTCGCTTCGCTATCCATCGGTCCAGTAGCAGTGTCCTTCTCGCTGGCTAAGGAATCAGGCGCCGCCGGTGCTGTACTTGCCGCACAGAGTTTCGTGATCCACATGCTTGGCGAAGACCAGCAAATTCTGGCAAACAATTTCGCTCGTCCCGGTGCCCCACGCTTCAGCAGTGATCAGAATTTCCGTGTCTTGCCGACCGGCGAACCATACTTTATAGATTCACCAGTAGCTTTTCGCGCAAGCATCCATTCTTCAATCAGCGTTGGTGGGTCCAGATTGATTGCAGCCGAAGTTCATGAAGTGCTCCACGGTCAGGAGCACAAGCAGCACCTCCTCTATCAGGATCGCGAGTACCTGAATCTGTCCGGTTTGCGAGCAGAGTCGTCAATGCGCTAG
- a CDS encoding globin, with the protein MTESQPTAHDPKKDPFSNPLVLGRSSQEFLDAAEAPIDAADYPGTFYAEVGGRKIFAQLTKNFYASVAEDEDFRRMYPEQELHAAQVRLQLFLEQYWGGPTTFSEHRGHPRLRMRHANYPVNSHYRDVWLGHMNKAIEQLELPMLQAETLRDYFERAAHSLQNTPDGHQNLL; encoded by the coding sequence ATGACTGAAAGCCAGCCAACTGCGCACGACCCGAAGAAGGACCCTTTCAGCAACCCTTTGGTTTTAGGGCGCTCTAGCCAAGAGTTCTTAGATGCCGCTGAGGCACCAATAGATGCTGCAGACTACCCAGGCACCTTCTACGCTGAGGTGGGAGGACGTAAGATCTTCGCTCAGCTCACCAAGAACTTCTATGCTTCGGTGGCTGAAGATGAAGACTTCCGCCGCATGTATCCAGAGCAGGAACTTCATGCTGCACAAGTTCGTCTCCAACTGTTCCTAGAACAGTACTGGGGCGGACCAACGACGTTCTCCGAGCACCGAGGCCACCCGCGCCTGCGCATGCGCCATGCCAACTACCCGGTAAACAGCCACTACAGAGATGTTTGGCTGGGCCACATGAATAAGGCCATCGAGCAGCTGGAGTTGCCGATGCTGCAGGCTGAAACCCTGCGCGACTATTTTGAACGCGCAGCCCACTCGCTGCAGAACACTCCTGATGGACATCAGAATCTACTTTAA
- the soxR gene encoding redox-sensitive transcriptional activator SoxR — translation MLRTTGLRDGGQEYPGQELLSIGQVSERTGVARSALHYYEEIGLIASTRTAGNQRRYARHLLRRISLIAVGSKLGIPLSDIKRALAPVPMEKVPTETDWLRATEGWKNVLEARRRAIEELEDRLMGCIGCGCLSMQACSLLNPEDQLAREGAGARRLETPGADEEEAK, via the coding sequence ATGCTTCGCACAACAGGACTTCGCGATGGTGGACAGGAATATCCTGGTCAAGAACTTCTAAGCATTGGCCAGGTTAGTGAACGCACGGGTGTGGCCAGATCCGCGCTTCATTACTACGAAGAAATCGGACTAATAGCTTCAACGCGGACGGCAGGAAACCAGAGACGATATGCGCGCCACTTACTCCGTCGCATCTCCTTGATCGCTGTCGGCAGTAAATTAGGTATCCCGCTCAGTGACATCAAGCGTGCATTGGCCCCGGTCCCAATGGAAAAAGTGCCGACTGAAACAGACTGGCTGCGCGCAACAGAGGGATGGAAAAATGTCCTCGAAGCCCGGCGTCGTGCCATCGAGGAACTAGAAGATCGGCTTATGGGGTGCATCGGTTGTGGATGCTTGTCGATGCAGGCCTGCAGTCTTCTGAATCCAGAAGACCAATTGGCACGTGAGGGGGCTGGGGCCCGGCGATTGGAAACACCAGGAGCAGACGAGGAGGAAGCCAAATAG
- a CDS encoding single-stranded DNA-binding protein produces MSDLVTIRGIVGTEPQLSITPKGVAILKFRVATHERKRDLETGQWADGPTNWYAVSAFRALGENSMESLAQGDHVMIFGKLQIREFERADGSRGNSADIEAFSIGHDMRFGTSSFNRIRVDASESDHVQQPSRLSGTEASWQSDEGEAA; encoded by the coding sequence ATGAGCGATCTTGTGACAATTCGCGGCATTGTTGGCACGGAGCCGCAGCTCAGCATTACGCCTAAGGGTGTGGCTATATTGAAGTTCCGCGTTGCTACCCATGAACGGAAACGCGACCTCGAAACGGGTCAATGGGCTGACGGGCCAACCAACTGGTACGCGGTCTCGGCCTTTCGCGCACTGGGGGAGAACTCGATGGAGTCTCTGGCTCAGGGAGACCACGTAATGATTTTCGGCAAGTTGCAGATCCGGGAGTTTGAACGGGCCGATGGCTCTCGCGGAAATAGTGCAGATATCGAAGCATTTTCGATTGGACATGACATGCGGTTCGGAACGTCCTCGTTCAACCGGATACGCGTTGATGCCAGCGAATCTGACCACGTGCAGCAGCCGTCACGCTTATCCGGCACCGAAGCGAGCTGGCAAAGCGACGAAGGAGAAGCGGCCTAA
- the ettA gene encoding energy-dependent translational throttle protein EttA has translation MAEFIYTMTKARKAVGDKVILDNVSMSFFPGAKIGVVGPNGAGKSTILKIMAGLDTPSNGEARLSPGYSVGILLQEPPLNEEKTVLGNVQEGVGEIYEKITRFNEISEEMAQEGADFDALLEEMGKLQEAIDAADAWDIDNQLEQAMDALRCPPGDEMVTHLSGGERRRVALCKLLLQKPDLLLLDEPTNHLDAESVLWLEQHLASYPGAVLAVTHDRYFLDHVAEWICEVDRGRLHPYEGNYSTYLEKKRERMEVQGKKDQKLAKRLAEELEWVRSNAKGRQTKSKARLARYEEMAAEAERTRKLDFEEIQIPPGPRLGQLVIEADNLKKGFGDRVLIDGLSFSLPRNGIVGVIGPNGVGKSTLFKTIVGLEELDGGTLKIGDTVKISYVDQNRENIDPEKSLWEVVSDGLDYINVGQVEMPSRAYVSAFGFKGPDQQKKAGVLSGGERNRLNLALTLKQGGNLLLLDEPTNDLDVETLSSLENALLEFPGCAVVVSHDRWFLDRVATHILSYEGTEENPSNWYWFEGNFDSYESNKVERLGADAAKPHRVTHRRLTRD, from the coding sequence ATGGCGGAATTCATTTACACGATGACCAAGGCTCGCAAGGCCGTTGGTGACAAAGTCATCCTTGACAACGTCAGCATGTCGTTCTTCCCTGGTGCCAAAATTGGTGTCGTGGGTCCTAACGGTGCTGGTAAGTCAACGATCCTGAAGATCATGGCGGGGCTCGATACCCCGTCCAATGGTGAGGCACGTCTTTCACCAGGCTACTCGGTAGGCATCCTGCTGCAGGAACCACCACTGAATGAAGAAAAGACCGTTCTGGGCAACGTCCAGGAAGGTGTCGGCGAGATCTACGAAAAGATCACCCGCTTCAACGAAATCTCTGAAGAGATGGCACAGGAAGGCGCCGACTTCGACGCCCTTCTAGAAGAGATGGGCAAGCTGCAGGAAGCTATCGACGCTGCCGACGCGTGGGACATCGACAACCAGCTCGAACAGGCAATGGACGCTTTGCGTTGCCCACCGGGCGACGAGATGGTCACCCATCTCTCCGGTGGTGAACGTCGCCGTGTGGCACTGTGCAAGCTTCTCCTGCAGAAGCCAGACCTGTTGCTGCTCGATGAGCCTACTAACCACTTGGATGCTGAATCCGTACTGTGGCTGGAACAGCACCTGGCTTCTTACCCAGGCGCCGTATTGGCCGTAACCCACGACCGCTACTTCCTTGACCACGTCGCCGAATGGATCTGTGAAGTTGACCGCGGTCGCCTGCACCCATACGAGGGCAACTATTCCACTTACCTGGAGAAGAAGCGCGAACGTATGGAAGTACAGGGCAAGAAAGATCAGAAGCTTGCTAAACGCCTGGCAGAAGAACTCGAATGGGTTCGTTCGAATGCCAAGGGTCGTCAGACCAAGTCGAAGGCTCGTCTTGCGCGATACGAAGAAATGGCTGCGGAAGCTGAGCGCACCCGTAAACTCGACTTCGAAGAAATCCAGATTCCACCAGGCCCGCGTCTGGGCCAGCTGGTCATCGAAGCAGATAATTTGAAGAAGGGCTTCGGCGACCGTGTGTTGATCGATGGATTATCCTTCTCCTTGCCCCGTAACGGCATTGTTGGTGTGATCGGACCTAACGGTGTCGGTAAGTCAACCTTGTTCAAGACCATTGTTGGCCTTGAAGAACTTGATGGTGGCACCCTGAAGATCGGTGACACGGTCAAAATTTCCTACGTTGACCAGAACCGCGAAAACATCGATCCTGAAAAGTCGTTGTGGGAAGTCGTCTCTGACGGCCTCGATTACATCAACGTCGGCCAGGTTGAGATGCCTTCGCGTGCGTACGTCTCAGCTTTCGGTTTCAAGGGTCCAGACCAGCAGAAAAAGGCGGGTGTGCTTTCCGGTGGTGAGCGCAACCGCTTAAACCTTGCGCTGACCCTGAAGCAGGGTGGCAACCTGTTGCTGCTCGATGAGCCTACTAACGACTTGGACGTTGAGACTCTTTCTTCGCTGGAAAATGCATTGCTTGAGTTCCCAGGTTGCGCAGTCGTGGTCTCCCACGACCGTTGGTTCCTCGACCGAGTTGCGACTCACATCTTGTCTTACGAGGGCACTGAAGAGAACCCATCGAACTGGTACTGGTTCGAGGGTAACTTCGACTCTTACGAGAGCAACAAGGTTGAACGACTGGGCGCCGATGCTGCTAAGCCGCACCGCGTTACCCACCGTCGCCTGACCCGAGACTAA
- the pepN gene encoding aminopeptidase N — protein sequence MPGMNLTRAEASERANLLNVDSYEVSLDLTRGERIFTSKTTVRFTATAGASTFIDAVTDSVRSINLNGVELDPAEHSDGIRIQLPNLGAQNVLVIDADALYMNTGEGLHRFVDPVDQEVYLYSQFEVADCRRMFAVFEQPDLKATFQFSVTAPRYWNVVSNAPTPEPIENGDSATWDFAATQRISCYITALIAGPYQVARDSLVSSSGRTVELGVFARASMMQYLDVENIVTITRQGFEFYEKNFGAPYPFEKYDQLFVPEFNAGAMENAGAVTFLEEYVFRSRPTGAMVERRAITILHELAHMWFGDLVTMKWWNDLWLNESFAEFMSTLAAAQNTEFTSAWTTFNTLEKNWAYRQDQLPSTHPIVAEINDLEDVEVNFDGITYAKGASVLRQLVAFVGQEEFMAGVREYFAKHAWSNTELPDLLRELEAASGRDLSGWGAAWLETAGVNTLKAEMATDDDGVITSFAIRQSAISEYPTLRQHRLAVGFYSLDDAGVLKRVHREELDIDGELTEVPALTGQARPDLVLLNDDDLTYAKIRLDEVSLATATEHLKDFEDSLPRTLVWSAAWDSVRDAEAPASTYVQLLLNNIGHEVDSTVIMVLLRQLNTSLDLYVAAEHSEELSVQAAASLWKLAVEAEAGSDAQLQFVKAFAHRSRTAEQLDQVQSLFDGSVALDGLTVDTDLRWSFTIALSAGGRMSEATLDSVLANDDTANGKASWYTARASRPTAEAKEEAFAAATSATLSNDQQSAVISGFNNVHHNELISGYTEKYFGLLINAWESFSHEMAKQIVLGFYPSSNVSQITLEQTDAFLESLGSKHAAMRRLLVESRADVVRALAARQADA from the coding sequence ATGCCAGGAATGAACCTCACTCGTGCCGAGGCCAGCGAGCGCGCGAACCTGCTCAACGTTGACAGCTATGAGGTAAGCCTGGATCTTACTCGCGGTGAGCGCATCTTCACTTCCAAAACGACCGTTCGGTTCACCGCGACTGCTGGCGCATCGACTTTCATCGATGCCGTCACCGATTCGGTGCGTTCCATCAATCTCAACGGCGTAGAGCTGGATCCGGCCGAGCATTCCGATGGCATCCGCATCCAGCTGCCGAACCTTGGCGCGCAGAACGTCTTGGTGATTGATGCAGATGCGCTGTACATGAACACCGGTGAAGGCTTGCACCGTTTCGTGGACCCAGTGGATCAGGAAGTCTACTTGTACTCGCAGTTCGAAGTCGCTGACTGCCGTCGCATGTTTGCTGTCTTCGAACAGCCGGATTTGAAGGCCACCTTCCAGTTCTCGGTTACGGCACCGAGATACTGGAATGTCGTATCGAATGCACCAACTCCTGAGCCAATCGAAAACGGCGATTCTGCAACTTGGGACTTCGCTGCCACGCAGCGAATTTCCTGCTACATCACGGCCTTAATAGCCGGCCCTTATCAGGTAGCTCGCGATTCGCTGGTCTCCTCCAGCGGACGCACCGTTGAGCTTGGGGTCTTCGCCCGCGCGTCGATGATGCAGTACCTGGATGTCGAGAACATCGTGACGATCACTCGTCAGGGTTTCGAGTTCTACGAAAAGAACTTCGGAGCGCCCTACCCGTTCGAGAAGTACGACCAGCTGTTCGTACCTGAGTTCAACGCCGGCGCCATGGAGAATGCTGGAGCGGTGACTTTCCTGGAAGAATACGTCTTCCGCTCTCGTCCCACCGGTGCCATGGTCGAACGCCGGGCAATCACCATTTTGCACGAGTTGGCACACATGTGGTTCGGCGACCTCGTCACCATGAAGTGGTGGAATGATCTGTGGCTCAATGAATCCTTCGCTGAATTCATGTCCACGCTAGCTGCAGCACAGAACACCGAGTTCACCAGCGCATGGACAACCTTCAACACATTGGAGAAGAACTGGGCCTACCGCCAGGACCAGCTGCCATCCACCCACCCAATTGTCGCTGAAATCAACGATCTTGAAGATGTTGAAGTCAACTTCGATGGCATCACCTACGCCAAGGGCGCCAGCGTGCTGCGCCAGCTGGTAGCTTTCGTCGGCCAGGAAGAATTCATGGCGGGAGTACGTGAATACTTCGCCAAGCATGCCTGGTCGAACACGGAGCTGCCAGATCTCCTCAGGGAATTGGAAGCAGCCAGCGGCCGCGATTTGAGTGGCTGGGGCGCTGCATGGTTGGAAACCGCTGGGGTAAATACGCTCAAGGCGGAGATGGCCACCGATGATGACGGTGTCATCACTTCGTTCGCGATTCGCCAGTCGGCTATCTCCGAATACCCTACGTTGCGTCAGCACCGCCTGGCCGTTGGCTTCTACTCGCTCGATGATGCCGGCGTCCTGAAGCGTGTGCACCGCGAAGAACTAGATATCGATGGTGAACTCACCGAGGTCCCCGCACTGACCGGCCAGGCGCGCCCGGATCTAGTTTTGCTCAACGATGACGACCTGACCTACGCGAAGATCCGTTTGGATGAAGTTTCCCTGGCTACTGCCACTGAGCATCTGAAAGACTTCGAAGATTCGCTGCCACGCACGCTGGTTTGGTCAGCTGCATGGGATTCGGTTCGTGACGCAGAAGCGCCAGCGAGCACCTATGTCCAGTTGCTCCTGAACAATATTGGGCACGAAGTGGACTCCACCGTAATCATGGTGCTGTTGCGTCAGCTGAACACCTCGCTGGATCTATATGTTGCAGCAGAGCACAGTGAAGAGCTTTCGGTGCAGGCCGCTGCCAGCCTGTGGAAGTTGGCTGTCGAAGCTGAGGCCGGCTCGGATGCACAGTTGCAATTCGTCAAGGCATTCGCGCACCGCTCGCGCACTGCCGAGCAGCTGGACCAGGTCCAGAGCCTGTTTGATGGCTCGGTGGCCCTGGATGGCCTCACCGTAGACACCGATTTGCGCTGGTCCTTCACGATTGCGTTGAGCGCAGGTGGCCGAATGAGCGAAGCCACGCTCGACTCGGTGCTGGCCAACGATGACACGGCCAACGGCAAGGCCTCCTGGTACACCGCGCGTGCATCGCGCCCAACGGCAGAGGCTAAGGAAGAAGCGTTTGCCGCAGCTACCTCGGCTACCTTGTCCAATGACCAGCAGAGCGCTGTCATCTCGGGTTTCAATAACGTGCACCATAACGAGCTGATCTCCGGTTACACCGAGAAGTACTTCGGCCTGCTGATCAACGCCTGGGAGTCGTTCTCCCATGAAATGGCCAAGCAGATCGTCTTGGGCTTCTACCCGAGCTCCAACGTCTCGCAGATAACTCTGGAGCAGACCGACGCTTTCTTGGAATCCTTGGGTTCCAAGCACGCAGCAATGCGCCGTCTGCTAGTCGAATCACGTGCAGACGTGGTCCGAGCTTTGGCCGCGCGCCAGGCTGATGCCTAA
- a CDS encoding IS481-like element ISAar28 family transposase: MKNDPVNSTIRLAIARWPQDAPRGAVTAFCTEHEISRKTFYQIRKRAQTEGQAAALEPRSRRPKKAPTATSEAVKDQAVAMRKALQASGWDHGPISVHDHMKKLGMPTVSISALARIFSERGLVTPAPQKRPRSSYRSFRYPMPNSCWQLDATEYVLEGGRKCVIFQLIDDHSRLAVASLAAKTENGQDAVKVFRKGIESCGVPQRLLTDNGDALNPIRRGVLSELVAYANGLGIATITGKPHKPTTQGKNERLHSTLFKWLKKQPFATDLAQLQAQLDVFDHAYNTQRGHQSLEDRMTPQEAWDATPAAEPLELGQWKELSTKPGPSQAQVALGVQAGSERVARQLAAARTPPEPAKLSATLRSELMGESGSHVLRANKNRCLRVAGVEIYLGKLLRSTVVNVVWDPTDLMVLSMEGELVAKFDYPFPQGVKYLSLKHATEKFQNMPDPV; this comes from the coding sequence GTGAAAAATGATCCAGTCAACTCGACAATACGCTTAGCCATCGCCCGATGGCCACAAGACGCTCCCAGAGGCGCGGTCACCGCCTTCTGCACGGAACACGAAATTAGCCGCAAGACTTTCTACCAAATCCGCAAACGAGCCCAAACCGAAGGCCAAGCAGCAGCCCTGGAACCCCGCTCCCGACGGCCGAAAAAAGCGCCTACCGCAACAAGCGAAGCCGTCAAGGACCAAGCGGTCGCAATGCGCAAGGCATTGCAAGCCTCGGGCTGGGATCACGGACCGATCAGCGTGCACGATCACATGAAGAAGCTGGGCATGCCCACGGTATCGATCTCGGCACTGGCCCGGATCTTCTCCGAACGAGGCCTGGTTACCCCAGCCCCGCAGAAGCGTCCGCGTTCCTCCTACCGGTCCTTCCGCTATCCGATGCCCAATTCCTGCTGGCAGCTGGACGCCACCGAATACGTGCTGGAAGGAGGACGCAAATGCGTGATCTTCCAGCTGATCGATGACCATTCCCGGCTGGCGGTCGCTTCATTGGCCGCCAAGACCGAGAACGGCCAAGATGCAGTGAAGGTCTTCCGCAAAGGCATCGAATCGTGCGGCGTGCCGCAAAGACTGCTCACCGATAATGGTGATGCGCTGAACCCCATCCGCCGTGGCGTGCTGAGCGAGCTGGTCGCTTACGCCAACGGTCTGGGCATCGCGACGATCACTGGCAAACCCCACAAGCCCACCACCCAGGGCAAGAACGAACGGCTTCATTCAACCTTGTTCAAATGGCTGAAAAAGCAGCCGTTCGCCACCGATCTAGCACAGTTGCAGGCGCAGCTGGATGTCTTCGACCATGCCTATAACACCCAACGCGGGCACCAGTCCCTGGAAGATCGGATGACTCCGCAAGAAGCGTGGGATGCAACGCCCGCAGCTGAGCCGCTGGAGCTTGGGCAATGGAAGGAACTGAGCACGAAACCAGGACCGAGCCAGGCTCAAGTAGCTCTTGGCGTCCAAGCCGGAAGTGAGCGCGTGGCCCGGCAGCTGGCTGCTGCACGAACCCCTCCAGAGCCGGCTAAGCTCAGCGCCACGCTGCGTTCTGAACTCATGGGCGAGAGCGGAAGCCACGTGCTGCGAGCCAATAAGAACCGCTGCCTGCGGGTTGCCGGGGTTGAAATTTATCTGGGCAAGCTACTGCGCTCCACAGTGGTAAATGTGGTTTGGGACCCGACAGACTTGATGGTGCTGAGCATGGAGGGTGAACTGGTCGCGAAATTCGATTACCCGTTCCCGCAGGGCGTGAAGTATTTGAGTTTGAAGCATGCCACGGAGAAGTTCCAAAACATGCCTGACCCGGTCTGA
- a CDS encoding OsmC family protein: MDLSQHEYRVDLEWTGNRGTGTESYRSYGRDHVLRASGLPDLPGTADPTFHGDRDRWNPEQLLLAALSQCHMLSYLHVAVTHGVNITGYTDEAMGTLRLNRDNSGEFTQVILRPTIYLADESQRELADSLHAQANRVCFIARSVNFPVLHEPVTPTVS, encoded by the coding sequence ATGGACCTCTCGCAACATGAATATCGGGTGGACCTCGAATGGACCGGCAATCGTGGGACTGGAACCGAAAGCTACCGCAGCTACGGCAGGGACCATGTATTGCGAGCATCGGGGTTGCCAGACTTACCGGGCACCGCGGATCCAACCTTCCATGGGGACCGCGACCGGTGGAATCCGGAGCAGCTGCTCTTAGCAGCGTTGAGCCAGTGCCACATGCTCTCTTACTTGCATGTGGCAGTTACCCACGGCGTGAATATCACCGGTTACACAGATGAAGCCATGGGAACCCTGCGTTTGAACCGCGATAACAGCGGCGAGTTCACCCAGGTCATATTGCGACCCACGATCTATCTAGCTGATGAATCCCAACGTGAGCTGGCAGATTCTCTGCATGCGCAGGCCAACAGGGTTTGTTTCATCGCCCGCTCCGTCAATTTTCCGGTTCTCCATGAGCCGGTAACTCCTACCGTCTCTTGA
- a CDS encoding MOSC domain-containing protein translates to MKIAQMFRFPIKGLPGEVVTSVDISKGKGLEGDRRVAFGNGTTELGNGEWESCLNFTILKNNKSLQKWEVHSKPPLITMTAPATNCAQPLTFDVGNQRDLDEAGAYLSRFLPPQGPNPRKLVSAPQGMFDSRLSGVSIINPNTVAELSRVSGADMDPRRFRGNLLVEGLPAFAEYGLIGKVLRIGKARIAITKSIARCSATSVNPHTTEVDTNGPRLLATHFGHIHCGIYGTVLESGKLETGASIEIVGEATDAEDLVPVKLSPRFMTVVRKENYDTGVAELLLQDPFKWMQKEYEPGMHLRIHLPDPLWRNYTITSVDDQGARIAVRIQGDASQKISQLNEGDQVLASGPYGVLTSAKVLGSRTAIVSAGIGITTTLGVLGDATAARSSQRLRIIHVERGRASTLYSRLEQVVDKLSTASISMKRVDTTSVRPDAVEIARELGDSQSVVVCGPVEFTKMVFEACERAGIPTSMIHSEIFASPTTSLERLFENYPPAEVSCRDSNKKFTWSANAGVLLGALEEHGLEPASLCRAGSCGECAVKLLAGKVSYPLEPSARMEPGDVLTCMAVPAGDVELGM, encoded by the coding sequence ATGAAGATTGCTCAAATGTTTCGTTTCCCCATCAAAGGGCTACCGGGAGAAGTCGTTACTTCGGTGGACATCAGCAAGGGAAAGGGGCTTGAAGGCGACCGTCGTGTGGCTTTCGGCAACGGAACTACTGAGCTTGGCAATGGTGAATGGGAGAGTTGCCTCAACTTCACGATCCTTAAAAACAACAAGAGCCTTCAGAAATGGGAAGTTCATTCCAAACCTCCGCTAATCACCATGACTGCTCCGGCCACTAATTGTGCGCAACCTTTGACCTTTGACGTCGGCAATCAGCGTGATCTGGACGAGGCTGGCGCCTACCTATCCAGATTCTTGCCGCCACAGGGGCCGAATCCTCGAAAATTAGTTTCTGCGCCGCAGGGAATGTTTGACTCCCGTCTGTCCGGAGTTTCGATCATCAACCCCAATACAGTTGCAGAACTTTCGCGTGTTTCGGGGGCTGATATGGATCCCCGGCGGTTCCGAGGCAACCTTCTAGTCGAGGGTCTGCCAGCATTCGCAGAATATGGGCTGATCGGAAAGGTCCTTCGCATAGGAAAAGCCCGAATTGCGATCACAAAGTCGATTGCACGTTGCTCGGCAACATCGGTAAATCCGCACACCACTGAAGTAGACACCAACGGACCCCGACTGTTGGCGACACACTTTGGCCACATCCACTGCGGCATTTACGGAACCGTCCTGGAGTCAGGCAAATTGGAGACTGGCGCGTCAATTGAAATAGTCGGCGAAGCCACCGATGCCGAAGACCTTGTTCCGGTGAAACTTTCGCCACGATTCATGACCGTAGTGCGGAAAGAAAACTATGACACGGGCGTAGCGGAACTTTTGCTGCAGGATCCTTTCAAATGGATGCAAAAGGAGTATGAACCGGGCATGCACTTGAGGATTCATTTGCCAGACCCACTGTGGCGGAACTATACGATTACGTCGGTTGACGACCAGGGCGCTAGGATCGCGGTTCGTATTCAGGGTGATGCCTCCCAGAAGATTTCCCAGCTGAATGAAGGGGACCAGGTCCTAGCTTCAGGGCCTTACGGGGTGCTTACCTCGGCCAAGGTGCTTGGTTCCCGTACTGCCATAGTCAGCGCTGGAATTGGCATCACCACGACATTGGGCGTGCTGGGTGATGCAACAGCTGCAAGATCGAGCCAGCGGCTACGTATCATCCACGTAGAGCGTGGACGTGCCAGCACGCTGTACTCCCGGCTGGAGCAAGTGGTCGATAAATTATCGACAGCGTCCATCAGCATGAAACGGGTTGATACCACTTCGGTGCGTCCAGATGCTGTCGAGATAGCCAGAGAGCTTGGGGACAGTCAAAGCGTGGTGGTGTGCGGTCCGGTCGAATTCACCAAAATGGTGTTTGAGGCGTGCGAACGAGCAGGAATTCCCACTTCGATGATTCACAGTGAAATTTTTGCTTCTCCCACCACGAGCCTAGAGCGACTATTTGAAAATTATCCGCCAGCTGAAGTTTCCTGCAGAGACAGCAACAAGAAATTTACGTGGAGTGCCAACGCAGGAGTGCTTCTGGGTGCACTAGAAGAGCACGGGCTAGAACCAGCTAGCCTTTGCCGGGCGGGGTCCTGTGGCGAATGCGCGGTGAAATTACTGGCAGGAAAAGTTTCCTATCCTTTGGAGCCAAGCGCCCGCATGGAACCCGGAGATGTCCTGACCTGCATGGCGGTACCTGCAGGCGATGTCGAACTGGGCATGTAA